The following proteins are encoded in a genomic region of Triticum dicoccoides isolate Atlit2015 ecotype Zavitan chromosome 1B, WEW_v2.0, whole genome shotgun sequence:
- the LOC119348141 gene encoding transcription factor FAMA-like: protein MEKQGSSHQLDTFAQLDGGAAPEEPIGGGAGAEMVDYMLGQTTPLPPGGPHGQVSLDKLSFSDVLQFADFGPRLALNQPSADHDDARDDDEEDSYFFRFQSQLSGSDDPDPRGGAGIHHAAEHEGSKTADGSGGPHDHGGGVSESTTLVQQSDGGGRVGQKAGGEQAKSGRRKRPRSTKTSEEVESQRMTHIAVERNRRRQMNDYLRVLRSLMPGSYVQRGDQASIIGGAIEFIRELEQLIQCLESQKRRRLYGDTPRPVADASAPVVPATSIHEPPPQGHEAPPFYVSPSLSFPAAGNGDGAAGAKVMIDLDTCGGGLREEVAENKSSLADIEVRVLGEDAVIKVLSRRRPEQLIKTIAELEEMHMSILHTNITTIEQTVLYSFNVKITSEPRFTAEEIVGAVHQILSFIDVNYTL, encoded by the exons ATGGAAAAACAG GGAAGCAGCCACCAGCTGGACACCTTCGCTCAACTggacggcggggcggcgccggaggagcCGATCGGCGGTGGCGCGGGAGCTGAGATGGTGGACTACATGCTGGGCCAGACGACGCCGCTGCCTCCGGGTGGGCCGCACGGCCAGGTGTCCTTGGACAAGCTCAGCTTCTCCGACGTGCTACAGTTCGCCGACTTCGGCCCCAGGCTCGCGCTCAACCAGCCGTCTGCCGACCACGACGACGCccgtgacgacgacgaggaggacagCTACTTCTTCAGGTTCCAGTCCCAGCTCTCCGGCTCGGACGACCCCGATCCCCGCGGAGGCGCAGGTATCCACCACGCTGCGGAGCACGAGGGCAGCAAGACGGCGGACGGATCAGGAGGCCCGCACGATCACGGCGGCGGCGTCTCCGAGAGCACCACGCTGGTCCAGCAGTCCGACGGCGGCGGCAGGGTCGGCCAGAAGGCTGGCGGGGAGCAGGCGAAGAGCGGGCGGCGGAAGCGGCCCCGGTCGACCAAGACCAGCGAGGAGGTGGAGAGCCAGCGGATGACGCACATCGCCGTCGAGCGCAACCGGCGGAGACAGATGAACGATTACCTCAGGGTCCTCAGGTCCCTCATGCCAGGATCCTACGTCCAAAGG GGAGATCAAGCATCCATCATAGGCGGAGCCATAGAGTTCATACGTGAGCTAGAGCAGCTAATCCAGTGCCTCGAGTCACAGAAGCGGCGGCGCCTGTACGGCGACACGCCACGGCCGGTCGCTGACGCGTCCGCCCCAGTGGTGCCGGCGACATCCATCCACGAGCCGCCACCGCAAGGGCACGAGGCTCCGCCATTCTACGTCTCCCCGAGCCTCTCGTTCCCTGCGGCGGGGAACGGTGACGGTGCCGCCGGTGCCAAGGTGATGATCGACCTCGACACGTGCGGCGGCGGGCTCCGTGAGGAGGTGGCCGAGAACAAGTCGAGCCTGGCGGACATCGAGGTGCGCGTGCTGGGCGAGGACGCGGTGATCAAGGTCCTGTCTCGCCGCCGGCCGGAGCAGCTGATCAAGACCATCGCCGAGCTGGAGGAGATGCACATGTCCATCCTCCACACCAACATCACCACCATCGAGCAGACCGTCCTCTACTCCTTCAACGTCAAG ATCACGAGCGAGCCAAGATTCACGGCGGAGGAGATCGTCGGCGCCGTCCACCAGATCCTCAGCTTCATCGACGTCAACTACACGTTATGA